The following nucleotide sequence is from Pedobacter sp. PACM 27299.
ACTAGAGCTGAGTTCATTGAGTTTTGCCGAACCAAAAAGTACGGTAATCAATAAGCCTAGGGCCACATAAATGACAATAATTGAGATTCCATAGATCAATGCCTGTCCGATTCCTCCCTGTTTACTTCCTGCTCTTTTGATAAAATAGCTGACGGTAAGGGGCACCATTGGGAAGATACAAGGCATTAGAAAGGCGATAAATCCGCCTATTAATCCTGCAATAAACGTTTCCCAAAGGGTTCTGTCTGCTTCTGCAGGAATGGAGGTGTCGGTAGTTGCAATTGCAGCTTTGGCTACTGTATCTGTTGCTGTAGTCATTTTGACTGCAGTATCTTTCTTTACCGTGTCTTTGACGATGTTATTTGCGATGCTATCTTGGGAGGAACCTACTTCGGTAAAAACAAGTTCTTCTTCTGTAGCGGCAGTATCTGGTTTTTGCATAGCTGCAAAAGCCGTTGAGTTTAGGGCTGCGGTAAACAGCAGCATTAGACTCAGCATTAAAAATAATCTCTTCATTCTTGTGTGTGTTTTACTTAAAGGCTCACCATAAATGGGGAAAATTCATTTAAACGGCAATTCTCTTTATGATAAGGGCGTGAAATTAGTTATTATTTTTTATTTAAGGCTTTCAATATGGGCGGATGGGCTATAATTTTACGTTGGACGGATAACTCTCTGAATGAATGGGCATAAAAAAAGCGATGAGAGAAATCCCATCGCTAATATTGTTGTGCTTTTATTCCGTTTATTTCACTGGAATGCTGAAGCTCACTTCTTCTGGAGGCAAACATTGTTTGTCGTTACACACCATAAATTCAACTTTTCCTTTGACAGTTGCAGTTGCTTTGTTTAGTTTCACTTTTTGCTGGAAAATCACTTGTTTACCAAAATAACTTACGTTCATTTTGAAATTCTCATCAAAGTAAGTCGTTGCTTTTGGCTCTGTAGTTTTCCCTACCAGGGTATAGTCTTTTGAAGCTGGGAAACTGAAAATGGTTGGACTCGGTCCGCCTGGTTTCAGGGTTTGCGAATAAATATGCCATCCTTCGTCCATCGTAGCTTTCATATACACAACGGCTTCTGTTTTACTTATTTTTTTTGCGGCATAGGACCAGGTTACCGGTTTCTCTATTTGAGCAGAGGCACCGATCACCGTGAATAATACGAATGATAGGATCAAACTGATTTTTTTCATGTTGTGTGATTTAAAAACTCTATTTCTTTAAAATTGTACTCTTTTTTCTCTCCGTCGACCAGGACAACAAGCATCCCTGTTTCGGTCACGTCAATGATCTTTCCTTCAATTATCTCGCCATTTTGGCGGTAGCTTGAAAGTGTATCAAATTTATACAGTCCACTGACATAATCAGTGATCATGTCTTTATAATTTCCTGACTTTAAACGGAGGTACTGTTTTTCAATATTGCTGCAAATTTCTGCTAATACCTGAAATAAATTAACATCCGCTTTTAAAATTCCCTTCATCGAAGTTGCTCGGTTTTCGAGTTCCGGAGCGAAAGTCGACTGATTTACATTGAGACCAATCCCGATGACACTGGCTTTAAAAGTGCTTCCAGCAAGGATATTTTCGATAAGCACACCTCCCATTTTACGGTCGTTATGGTAGATATCATTGGGCCATTTGATCTTGATTCCTTCGGGAATAAAAAGCTGCAGTGCATTCCTAATACCGATGCTTACGGCCATATTAAGCAGGAATTGCTTGGTTATTGGCAAGAAAGCCGGCTTGAGGTAAATGCTAAAAGTGAGGTTTAATCCGGGTTCGGTATGCCATACATTGCTTTGCTGTCCTCTTCCTGCGAATTGGTGATCTGCCATAATAACAGTTCCTTCCGTTAATGGCTCGGATTTTGACACCAAGAGTTTTATAAAGTTATTGGTAGAATCAACCTCTAATAATTTGATAAGATTTTGACCAACAAATAATGTTGAAAAAGTGTTATTTTGCAAGTGTTGATTGTATATTTGTTTATCAAAACTAAAAAATTTTAATGGTAAAAAAGAAAAATGTAATCCTTTCTACATACCTCTCAGAGATAGCCGTAAACGGCATGCAGGAAAAAAAAGGGAAAGATATTGTGCGTTTAGACCTACGTGAACTGAACAGTTCTGTTTCTGACTATTTCATCATCTGCCATGCAGATTCAGCTACCCATGTGAAGGCAATTGCGGATAGCGTAGAAGAAGAAATCTATAAAAACACACAAACCGATCCCTGGAGAAAAGAAGGACAAGCAGGTGCAGATTGGATCATATTAGATTATTTTGATGTAGTAATTCACATCTTTAAGACTGACAAGCGCGAGTTTTATGGTATAGAAGATTTATGGGGTGATGCCCAATCTACCAGCTATCAAAGCGCTTAATCATTTACACAAAAACATTTTTGACTCAAGATGAAAGAGAACCCGAATACAAAACCTAAGTTAATTAAGAGAATACCGAATATTCCTAAAAAGCCTCAAAAAGGCTCTAAATTCAATATTATTTGGGTTTATGGGGCAATTATTTTAGGTCTGTTTTTACTGCAGTTTTTATTTAGTGCAGATACGACCAAGGATGTTACTTACCGTACTTTCGAAACTCAAATGCTTTTGCCTGGTGACGTTGAAAAACTGGTTGCCTATAAACATGAAGACCTCGTTAAGGTTGAAGTGTATATAAAGAAAGACAAACTCAATGAGGAGAAGTATAAAAAGTACATCAGCAAAAATAATTTCGGCACACAGAATGGTCCATTGGTATATTTTACCGCAGGATCAATGGATGCGCTGGATGCGCAATTAAAAGAGGCTCAGAAAAATATCCCTCCTGATCAGCAGATCCTGGCGGAAAAAGAGACGAGACAAAGTACTTTTAACTCTTGGTTCTTCACCGTAATTATTCCGGTATTGTTATTTATCGGGTTCTGGATTTTCATTATGCGCCGCATGGGCGGTGGCGCTGGTGGTGGTGGCGGACAGATTTTCAATATTGGGAAATCTAAAGCAACACTATTTGACAAAGAAAGCCAGGTTAACGTCACATTTAATGATGTTGCCGGTCTGGAAGAAGCCAAACAAGAGGTAATGGAGATCGTCGATTTCCTTAAAAACCCTCAGAAATACACGAATTTAGGAGGTAAAATTCCTAAAGGCGCGCTATTGGTAGGTTCTCCTGGTACTGGTAAAACTTTATTGGCGAAAGCTGTAGCTGGTGAAGCTCAGGTTCCTTTCTTCTCTCTATCGGGTTCCGACTTTGTGGAGATGTTTGTAGGAGTTGGAGCTTCCAGGGTACGTGATTTGTTCAAGCAGGCGAAAGATAAAGCACCATGTATTATCTTTATTGATGAGGTGGATGCGATCGGTCGTGCGAGAGGAAAAAACAGTATGATGGGTGGAAATGATGAGCGTGAAAACACGTTAAATCAGCTATTGGTAGAGATGGATGGTTTTGGTACAGATTCAGGAATTATCATCCTTGCTGCAACTAACCGTCCGGATGTATTGGACTCTGCATTACTGAGACCAGGTCGTTTTGACCGCCAGATCTCTATTGACAAACCAGATTTAGTGGGCCGTGAGCAGATTTTCAAAGTTCACCTGAAGCCTATTAAGACGGATGAAGTTGTAGATGCTAAAAAGCTTTCTGCACAGACTCCAGGTTTTGCTGGTGCTGAGATCGCGAATGTTTGTAATGAAGCTGCACTAATCGCCGCACGCCGCAACAAGAAATTTGTAGATATGCAGGATTTCCAGGATGCGATTGACCGTGTAATTGGTGGATTAGAAAAGAAAAATAAAATCATCTCTCCGGAAGAAAAAAGAATAGTTGCTTACCATGAGGCGGGTCATGCGATTGCAGGATGGTTCCTGGAACATGCAGATCCATTGGTAAAAGTATCGATTGTTCCTCGCGGTGTGGCTGCCCTTGGGTACGCACAATACCTGCCAAAAGAACAGTTCCTGTACACTACAGAGCAGCTTACTGATGGCATGTGTATGACGATGGGCGGACGTGTAGCAGAAGACCTTATCTTCGGTAAGATTTCTACTGGTGCACAGAATGACCTGGAACGCATTACAAAATTAGCTTATGCCATGATTACCATTTATGGTATGAATAAGGTAATTGGTAATGTATCTTTCCATGATCCGCAGAATGAATATAACTTCAACAAACCTTACTCAGAGAAAACATCAGAATTAATTGATGTGGAAGTGCGTAAGTTAGTTGAAGAAGTCTACGTGAGAACGAAACAACTCTTAACAGATAAAAGCGAAGGATTAGAGAAACTGGCTCAGAAACTTTTAGAAAAAGAGATTTTATTCCAGGCAGATCTGGAAGAGATTTTAGGCAAACGTCCTTTTGACAACCGCACTACTTATGATGAATTCGTAAATGGTACAGGTGATCAGAAACCGGCTGCTGAGGGTCTATTGCACCAAGGTGTTGGCGAGGCAACCGATGTATCGGCTCCTACCAGCCCTGCTCAAACAGAATCTTAAACACATTTATGAGGAACCGCCAGTACGATCATGTGCTGGCGGTTTCTCCTTTTTTTTATGCAAGAAAACCGATCTTCTAAAGAGTTAATACTAAAAAAGATAAGGAAGGCGCTTCTGGAAAAGCGTGACAACCCTTATCCGAATCTGGAAGATACCCCATTGTATCCTAAGAGCGATGAATTCCTGGAAATCATGTTCGCTGAAGAGCTGACTGCCGTTTCCGGTAACTTTATTTATTGCGAAAACGGAATGGATTTCATCGAAAATATGCTGCAATTGGCAGATAGATTCAACTGGAGAAAAATCTATTGCTGGGAGCCTGAATTACAAAACCTTTTGTCAGAATACGAATTCCCATTTTATCAGACCGATAAGGACTTTGAAATGGCGGAAGTAGGCATTACCCTTTGCGAAGCTTTAATTGCTCGCAATGGTTCGGTAATGGTTTCCAATGAGAATGCAGCCGGAAGAAGGCTGAGCATTTTCCCTCATCACCACATCATCATTGCCAGGACCGGTCAGCTGGTACTGGATTTAAAAGATGCCTTTAAACTCATCAAAAACAAATATGCGGATCAGCTTCCTTCTATGATCAGCACGATTACCGGTCCCAGCAGAACTGCCGATATTGAAAAGACTCTGGTACTTGGCGCACATGGACCAAAGGAATTATTTGTAATTTTAATTGACGATTTTAGCTAATCGTTTCACAATTCAATTAATTAATCCTAATTTTATACTGTACACCAATTCAGTATCCGGTTCAAAATGGGCGAAAAAACAAACATACATTCAGTTATTATAGGTACTGGCAGTTATATTCCAGAAAATATCATCTCAGGTGACGCCTTTTTGAATTCCACATTTTACGACAATGGCGTAGTGCTGGAGAAGGATATTCATGAAATCATCCATAAGTTTAGCGAGATCACAGAGATCAAAGAAAGACGTTACGTGGATGATGATATGACGAACAGTGATATTGCGGTGATTGCTGCACAACGTGCAATTGACCATGCTTCGATTGATAAAGAGAGCCTGGATCACATTATTTTCTGTCACAATTTTGGCGATGTGAAACTCGGTTCTAACCGGATGGACATTTTACCTTCCCTTGCGGCTAAAGTGAAACAAGCGCTGGAGATCAACAATCCTGACTGTGTGGCCTATGACCTTATCTTTGGTTGCCCGGGCTGGGTACAGGGTGCTATTCAGGCGAATTACCTGATCCAAAGCGGAGATGCTAAAAGAGTATTGGTCATTGGTGCAGAAACCCTGTCCAGGATTACTGATCCTCATGATAGGGATTCTATGATTTTCTCAGACGGTGCTGCTGCAGTCGTTTTTGAAGGCCAGTCTACTTCGGAAGATCTGGGTATTATTGCACATAAAACCCAGACTTACGCGGTGAATTACGGCTCCCTGTTACAGATGGGCAGCAGTAACAATCCAGCAGAAGACAATGGCAATGCTTACCTTAAAATGAACGGCCGCAAGCTCTATGAATTTGCGGTAACCAATGTTCCACAGGTTGTAAAGAAAGCTATTGACAAGGCAGGTGTTGACATTACTGCGATTAAAATTGTGTTCATTCACCAGGCAAATGGGAAAATGGACCATGCCATCATGAAACGTCTATTCAAATTATACGATATTGATAGTGTTCCGGAAAATCTGGTTCCAATGTCTATCTGCTGGCTTGGAAACAGCTCTGTAGCCACCGTTCCTACCCTGCTAGACCTAGTCTGGAAAGGAAATGTAAATGGTTATCAGATCAATAAAGGCGATTATGCAGTATTTGCTTCTGTTGGCGCAGGGATGCACATCAATGCTTTTGTTTATCGGTTTTAATCTATCATTAAATATGGCTATTTAATCCGGTTTAACCCGGCTTTGGCCTGAGTTTCAATACTGCTTTCGTATTCATGGTTTTTCATTTGAATGGCAGTATTGAAACTTTCCCTTGCTTTGCTCATGTTTTTTTGCTTTTCGTACACCTTCCCCATTTGTAATGCAGCATTGGCCGCAAAGTAATATTTCAATTGTTTTCCGCTGCTGATGGCCAGCTGATAATTCGTCAAAGCGGCATCATCCTTACCCAGGTCATCGTATAAACGTCCTAAACGGTAATAATACTCCGTACGGTCTCTACCCGCACTAAAATCTTCTGCTCTACGAGCTGATAATACTTCCACTCCTTTGCTGTAATATCCTCCATCAAAAAGTAAACGTGCTTTCAAAAGGGTTAAATCAGGCATTGGACCATTCGCTTCATTGAGCGCCTGCTTGTCTTTTTCCTGATAGACATAACCATTGTTTTTTACTTTCGTAATAAAGCCTGAATAAGCTCCTGTATCGCCTTTTAATAAAGAAACCCAAGCCAAGTGCAAGTGGGCATCTTTAATGTAATTGACGCCTTTATTTTGCTGCAGAAAGCGATTGAAATACGCAGCAGCGGAAACATCTAATTTATTGAGCATTGCTGTGCCTGTGAGCAGCTCCAGGTAAGGAAATGAAGTATAATAATTACCGGAAGGCCGATTTTGCAAGATCTGTATGGCTTCAGCATTGTGCCCGGTTTTAGCGCATACAGCCGCTTGCAAATAAGCTTTCAATAAACTGCTATCGGCCATTCTGGCTGTATATTTCATAGTTTTCTGATAAGCATTCGGGCTGTGTGCAATGTCGTTGAGCACAAATACATAGTAGAATACCACTTCCTCATAAAAAGGCTCATACGTTGATCTTGGTAGGTTTTCGGCCAGGTTATCCAGCATGTTCATACCGGATTGCAGGTTGCCTTTAATGCCAAAAGTAGCCAATGTACTTTTTAACATCCCATCAGGCAGGTTGCCAAGGAAAGCATTAATAACGCCCAGTCCCTTGGAATTGAGGTGGAATCCCGGAAATTTCTTCGTGTTTTCCTGCAGCAATCCGTTGGCCTTTTTAATCTCCCTGGCTGCAGTAAAGTATTCGCCGTAACGTCCCCTGATTAAGGCCCATTGCAGGTTAATTTCGGCCTGTGCATACAAGTAATAGGGCGAGCTTTTATCATCCCCTTCTATCTGATCCAGTCTTTTTGATTTGTTTTCTTTTAGCTGATCAAAATCGGCTTTGCTTTCTGTAGTCAGTAAATGAAAGTAATCGACGTAATTTTCAAGCAGCGGGATGATCGAATTTTTAGGGTTTACTTTTTTCTCATTGGCGATCAATGCTTTTGCGGTATTGAGTTTGAGCTCAAAGATATTCTGATAAGCCCGGAGGCAATTGGCATTGAAGTCGAAATTGGCAAAAACAGCCGTAGGTACTGTTAAAAGGAGGATAAAAAGAGATAATCGGGTATAAAAAGATTTTATTTCAGTCATTATAGATACATTGTACAGTAAGGAATTAATAAAGGTTAACAGCAATGTGGCAACAATGTTTCAAAGATAAAAAACAGGGCCAACGAAAAAAGGCCGGAAATAAATTCCGGCCTTTTTTATATTCGATAATTTGTGATTATACTGGAGCTACTTCTTGCGTTAGGGCTTCATCCACAAGGATTCTTCCACAGTGCTCGCACACGATAATTTTCTTACGTTGACGAATGTCAAGCTGACGTTGAGGCGGGATCTGGTTGAAACAACCTGAACATGAATCGCGGTCAATAGTTACTACTGCCAATCCGTTATTTGCATTCCCTCTTAACCTGTTGTAAGCGGTTAACAGTCTTTCCTCGATTAGAGTTTCTGCTTTTTCAGATTTTTTAGCTAGTGATTGCTCTTCTTTTTCCGTTTCAGCAGTAATGGTTTGCAATTCGCCTTTTTTAATTTCAAGATCTTTTTTTCTTGACTCTAAATCAGCTAATGCTTTTTCATAAACCTCATTTTTCGTTGCGATGTCAAAACCATGCTCTCTGATCTTCTTCTCACAAACCTGAATTTCAAGTGTTTGTATTTCTACCTCTTTAGTTAAGGCGTCATACTCACGGTTGTTTTTAACATCTTTTAACTGGGTCTCATATTTCTTGATCAAGTTCTGAGCTTCTTTGATCATGTTTTTACGCGTTACAATGGCATCTTCAGTATCATCCAATTCGCCTTTGAATTTTTGTATACGTGTTTCCAGGCCAGCAACTTCATCTTCTAAATCAGCCACTTCCATTGGTAATTCACCGCGGATTTGACGTATTTTATCGATCTTAGTATGCAGGGTTTGTAATTCGTATAAAGCTTTTAGCTTTTGCTCTACAGTTTGTTCCATTAAATGAAATAATTTATGGGGTTTGTGTTATGCTCCGTTAAACGGATTGCAAAGTTAGGAAATTTTTCTTGAATAATATCTATCAACAAATCAGATGTAAATTGTTCACTCTCAAAGTGTCCGATATCTGCGATGACTAATTTTTCATCGGCATCAAAAAACTCATGGTATTTAAAATCTGCGGTTACAAACGCATCGGCGCCCGCAGCAATCGCTTCTTTGAGCAGAAAGCTTCCGGAACCGCCACATACTGCGACCTTTCTGATTCTTTTAGGGAGTAATTTGGTGTGCCTGATCACGACTGCATCCATCCGGTCTTTGACCAGGTTGAGGAATGCTCTGCCTTCCATGGCTTCGTCCAGCCAGCCGATCATGCCCGCTCCTACGGTATCGAGCTTATTTTCGAGCTGGTAGATGTCGTAGGCTACTTCCTCATAAGGATGATTTTCTAAAAGTGCCAGAAGAATCTTGCGTTCATTTTGGGCGATGAATACCGTTTCAATCCTGATTTCTTCTTCATGATGACGGATACCTGGTTCTCCAACGAAAGGATCAGTGTGTTCGTTTCCTTTGAAAGTTCCTGTACCGGTAGCATTGAAACTACATTCACTATAATTGCCGATGTTTCCTGCTCCCGCAGCAAAAAGTGCTTCTTTGAGCTCCTCAGCATGTTCTACCGGACAAAAAGTAACGAGTTTTTTAAGCAATGACCCTTTTGGACTGAGGATTTTGGCATTTTTTAGTCCGAGTCTTTTCGCGATGACGCCATTAACGCCATATTTTACATGGTCCAGGTTGGTATGGATGGCATATAATGCGATGTTATTCTGGATGGCTTTGAGGACTACTCTTTCCACATAAGTTTTTCCGGTGATCTTTTTCAGTCCTTTGAAAACAATAGGATGATGGGTAATGATCAGGTTGCAATTTTGGGCTATTGCCTCGTCTACAATTGCTTCTGTACAATCTAAGGCGACTAATGCGCCATGTACTTCCATTTCAGGCTGACCAACCAGCAGGCCTGAGTTGTCATAATCTTCCTGATAATTGAGCGGTGCAAAGGCTTCCAGGTGTGTTATTAAAATGGATAATCTCATAAGCTGTAAATTTACGATTTGAACCGCATAAAATAAACTTAATCATTTTGGAGGCTTTTCTCAATTTTAATACGACAAAAAAAAGCCGGTTCAAAAAATTGAACCGGCGCTCCTATTGCTATATCTTTTATTGAATATTTCCCATTTTTACCATTTGTAAGCTTTCAAAAACCATGCGTTGGTTGTATTCCATGGCTAAAGTTTTATGGTTGACCAGGTCGATAATCGTTCCGATAAAGCACAAGCCTAAAGTAAAGAAGTAAAGTACGCCCATTCCGATCTGATTGACCAGGAACCTAGGTAATCCGGGCACGAAAAATCCCAAGATACAGTACAGTACCATATCATCTGGATTTCTTCTTTTACTTCCGTAAATCATTAAAAATCCCCTTAATTGTTGTTCACTAAATCCTGTAGTTGCAGTCTGCAAGTAAGAATATTCCTGAGGTGTGATACCCGGCAGTGTCATAAATGGTGAATCAAACATATCTCTCCTCCTTATATTTTAATTTTCTATTGTTATCTATTATCCTATTAACCAGTTCAATAATTCGGTGTCCAATGATCAGCAGTGCTGGAATTCCAAACCAGTGATGCGCCAGACTTTCTCTTACATTTCCATGGAGCAGCTGGGTGATTGCCCTGCCGATGCCACATCCCGGACACCATTCTATCCCCATATTTGCCAGCGGGCAAAGGGTAAAATGATGAATATGCCCATGCTGTATTGGTTCTGCTATCGCCAGCAATACCAGGGCCGTTATCCAGAAGATCAATTCAACAGGTATGCGGTGCAGCATTTTCATCAAGAGGCATTATTTGGTTAGGAAATTTATGGTCCTAATATCGTTTTTATTTTAGATGGATTAATAGAGACTTTGTTACATTTAAGCTCGCCATAAATCTTACCTTTGCATAGTGAACATCCGTGACCTGATAAATACCTATAAAACAGACGAACGCATTGTCGCATTGGCAAAAGCCCTAAACGCGGGCAAAGGTAATAAACTTCAACTAAAAGGTTTAGTTGGTTCTGCCGATGCAACGATAGCCATTGCTATTTATTTTCTGCTGCATAAGCCCATGTTATTTGTCCTTCCTGATCGGGAAGAGGCTTCTTATTTCATGGCCGATCTGGAGAGTATCCTTGATAAAGAGGTGTTACTTTTCCCATCTTCCTTCCGTAAACCCTTTGAATTCACCCAGGTAGACACAGCAAATGTGCTGGCCAGGGCAGAAGTCCTCAATGAGCTGAATCACCATTCAGAATATGGCAAAATTGTGGTGACGTATCCAGAGGCATTGGCTGAAAAAGTGATCAATAGGAGTGTGCTGGAGAAAAATACGCTTGAAATTGCCGTTCAGACGAAACTAGGCATTGATTTTATTAATGAATTCCTGATTGATTACGATTTTGAGCGTACAGAATTCGTTTATGAGCCCGGACAATTCTCCATTCGTGGTGGGATAGTAGATATTTTCTCTTTCTCTCATGATTTACCTTACCGAATTGAGTTTTTTGGTGATGTGATCGAGAGTATACGGACCTTTGAGATTGAAAGTCAGCTGTCTGTAGAAGATGTAAAGACTTTTACCATCATCCCAAATGTGCAGTCCAAATACCTGACAGAAAGCAATATCAATCTGTTGGATTATATAGAAAAAGACACTTTACTTTGGTTTAAAGACGTAGAGTTTAGCCTGGACATCATTAAAGGCGGTTATAAGAAAGCAAAAGAACTCTGGCTGGCTTTACCGGCGAAAGAGAAATCGGAGAACCAGGATTGGATCGACCCTAAATTTGCTTTCACTGATGAGAAAATGATGGCCGATATGGTGCATGATTTCTCCTTGATTGAGTTTGGCAAGCAGTTTTTCTATAAAACGGAGCATGTGATCTCCTTTGAGACCAAACCACAGCCTTCCTTCAATAAAGATTTCAATCTACTCATTCACAATTTAAAAGAAAATGAGAAGCAGGGGATCCACAATTATATTTTCAGTTCTTCTCCGAAGCAAACCGAGCGTTTGTATGCGATTTTAGAAGACATTGATAAAACAGCAAAGTTTACACCGGTTAATATTCCATTACGGGAAGGTTTCTTAGATCCACACCAGAATGTGGCCTTTTATACCGACCATCAGATCTTTGACCGTTTTTATAAATACAAGCTAAAAAGAGGCTACCAGCGGAGTCAGGCGATTACTTTGAAAGAATTAAGAGACCTGAAGCCTGGAGATTTTGTGACTCATATTGACCATGGTATTGGAAAATATGCCGGTCTGGAAAAAGTAGAGGTGAGCGGCAAGACACAGGAGATGATTCGCCTGGTTTATGCCGATAACGACTTGCTGTATGTAAATATCAACTCCCTAAACCGGATTGCTAAATACAGCGGGAAGGATGGAACAGCTCCGAAAATGAATAAACTGGGCACAGAGGCCTGGGATAAGCTAAAAAAGAATACTAAAAAAAAAGTTAAAGACATTGCCAGGGATCTGATTAAGCTGTATGCTTTGAGGAAAACCCAGGTAGGGACTGCATTTGCTCCTGATGGCTATCTGGAAACAGAACTGGAAGCTTCCTTCATTTATGAGGATACCCCAGATCAGGAGAAGGCTACCCTGGATGTTAAAAAAGACATGGAGGCACCACATCCGATGGACCGTCTGATTTGTGGTGATGTGGGTTTCGGCAAGACCGAAATCGCGATCCGAGCTGCTTTTAAAGCTGTTGCCAATGGGAAACAGGCCGCGGTACTCGTACCAACCACCATTCTGGCATTGCAGCATTTCAAAACGTTTTCTGCCCGTCTGAAGGATTTCCCTTGTACGGTAGATTATATCAACCGTTTCAAAACGAACAAGCAGATCAAGGAAACCCTGGCTAAACTAGCGGAGGGAAAAGTAGACATCGTAATTGGCACCCACAGGCTCTTGAGTAAAGATGTCAAATTCAAGGATCTGGGCATCATGATCATTGATGAGGAGCAGAAATTTGGGGTAACCTCCAAAGAAAAGTTAAGGGTATTGAGGGCAAACGTAGATACGCTGACCTTAACCGCCACACCGATTCCGAGGACTTTACATTTCTCGCTGATGGGGGCAAGGGATCTTTCGATCATGAGTACGCCACCACCAAACCGTCAGGCGGTGAATACAGAATTACATGTTTTCAATGATAAATTGATTCAGGAAGCCATTC
It contains:
- a CDS encoding Nif3-like dinuclear metal center hexameric protein translates to MRLSILITHLEAFAPLNYQEDYDNSGLLVGQPEMEVHGALVALDCTEAIVDEAIAQNCNLIITHHPIVFKGLKKITGKTYVERVVLKAIQNNIALYAIHTNLDHVKYGVNGVIAKRLGLKNAKILSPKGSLLKKLVTFCPVEHAEELKEALFAAGAGNIGNYSECSFNATGTGTFKGNEHTDPFVGEPGIRHHEEEIRIETVFIAQNERKILLALLENHPYEEVAYDIYQLENKLDTVGAGMIGWLDEAMEGRAFLNLVKDRMDAVVIRHTKLLPKRIRKVAVCGGSGSFLLKEAIAAGADAFVTADFKYHEFFDADEKLVIADIGHFESEQFTSDLLIDIIQEKFPNFAIRLTEHNTNPINYFI
- a CDS encoding TM2 domain-containing protein codes for the protein MFDSPFMTLPGITPQEYSYLQTATTGFSEQQLRGFLMIYGSKRRNPDDMVLYCILGFFVPGLPRFLVNQIGMGVLYFFTLGLCFIGTIIDLVNHKTLAMEYNQRMVFESLQMVKMGNIQ
- a CDS encoding DUF2752 domain-containing protein, encoding MKMLHRIPVELIFWITALVLLAIAEPIQHGHIHHFTLCPLANMGIEWCPGCGIGRAITQLLHGNVRESLAHHWFGIPALLIIGHRIIELVNRIIDNNRKLKYKEERYV
- the mfd gene encoding transcription-repair coupling factor, translating into MNIRDLINTYKTDERIVALAKALNAGKGNKLQLKGLVGSADATIAIAIYFLLHKPMLFVLPDREEASYFMADLESILDKEVLLFPSSFRKPFEFTQVDTANVLARAEVLNELNHHSEYGKIVVTYPEALAEKVINRSVLEKNTLEIAVQTKLGIDFINEFLIDYDFERTEFVYEPGQFSIRGGIVDIFSFSHDLPYRIEFFGDVIESIRTFEIESQLSVEDVKTFTIIPNVQSKYLTESNINLLDYIEKDTLLWFKDVEFSLDIIKGGYKKAKELWLALPAKEKSENQDWIDPKFAFTDEKMMADMVHDFSLIEFGKQFFYKTEHVISFETKPQPSFNKDFNLLIHNLKENEKQGIHNYIFSSSPKQTERLYAILEDIDKTAKFTPVNIPLREGFLDPHQNVAFYTDHQIFDRFYKYKLKRGYQRSQAITLKELRDLKPGDFVTHIDHGIGKYAGLEKVEVSGKTQEMIRLVYADNDLLYVNINSLNRIAKYSGKDGTAPKMNKLGTEAWDKLKKNTKKKVKDIARDLIKLYALRKTQVGTAFAPDGYLETELEASFIYEDTPDQEKATLDVKKDMEAPHPMDRLICGDVGFGKTEIAIRAAFKAVANGKQAAVLVPTTILALQHFKTFSARLKDFPCTVDYINRFKTNKQIKETLAKLAEGKVDIVIGTHRLLSKDVKFKDLGIMIIDEEQKFGVTSKEKLRVLRANVDTLTLTATPIPRTLHFSLMGARDLSIMSTPPPNRQAVNTELHVFNDKLIQEAIQFELDRGGQVFFIHNRVNDLPQLGGMIQGMVPKARIGIAHGQLDGDALEDVMLDFINGEKDVLVATTIIEAGLDIPNANTIIINHAHMFGLSDLHQMRGRVGRSNKKAFCYLLSPPLSTLTSEARKRLSAIEEFSDLGSGFNIAMRDLDIRGSGNLLGAEQSGFIAEIGFEMYHKILDEAIQELKGDEFKDLFKNEPARPFVTYTQIDTDLDMFIPDDYVTNITERYNLYTELSKLENETQLKAFETALKDRFGPVPKPVKTMLNVLRLQWVAKQLAFEKLSFKKGVLRGYFIADKQSAFFDSTMFNQILHFAQMHPRICNLKEVKNSLRIAFEGLKSVDEAVEMLNMVAN